The nucleotide sequence CCGAAGCCCTCCTCGCCGGGGTCGTCGATCTCCGCGTAGCGCAGTCGGCGCGCCGACTCCGGCTCGTCCGGCAGGGACCGGGGCACCGACCGGACGACCACGCCCTCGGTCACCGGCGGTGCGGCGACCCGCACGATACCGGCCAGCGGCGCCCGTACCCGGACCCCGAGCGAGGGCTTCAGCTCGCCGCCGAGCGCGGACCACACGTCGGACGCGGCCGGGGCGTCCAGGCCGGTGCCGCCCCCGTCGATGCCCACGATCAGGCCGAGTTCGGCGAGCGTGCCGGTGAGCAGGTGCGGGGCCAGGGTGTCCGTGGACACCAGGGTGGTCAGCACCTGGGACAGCAGCCGGTGCTCGTCCTGCGGGCGGCTCGCCCACGCGGTGACCAGATACGTCAGCTCGAACCAGCGGGCGGGCGAGCGACGGGCGACGACGAAACCGTCCTCGTCGTAGATCTCGCCCGCGCTGCTGTTGCGCCGGGTGTTGTCCTCCCGGATGTCGTACAGGAACGCGCACACCGTGGGCGCGCTGCGCCGGGCCGCCCAGTCGCTGGTCGGCGCGTCGAAGACCACCTCGACGCCCGACGCGGCCAGCCCGGACTCCTCCAGCAGGCCCCGCAGTGCCTCGTCGACCTCGTGGATCATCGGCGGGTCACCTCGTCGGGCGGCTGCACACTGCCGTTGACGACCAGGAAGTCCGTCTTCACCGGGGAGAAGCCGGGGCCGCTCGCGGTGATGGTGCGCGGACCCGTCTGGTCCTTGGCGAGGATCAGGAGCTGCCCGATGAACGTGCCGTCCGGCAGCGGCACCGTCGGCGCCGCGGCGGCCGTGATGCCGGGCTTCCAGCGGAACCGGACCGGGACGCCGGGCGGGAAGTCCTTGCCGCGCACCGAGGTCACGAAGCCGGGCTTGCCGATCGGCGGCACGGCGACGATCTTCGGCTGGAGGACGCGCAACCGCTGCCGGGCCGAGTTGTCGCCCCGGTCGGCGTCCGTGCCGGTGGTGGTCAGGGTGCCGGTGACCTCGGCGGTCAGCGCCTTCTTGGGGCTGAGCACCACCTGGAGGGTGCTGCGGGCGCCGGGCGCCAGATCGGGCAGCGCGCACAGCCAGTCGGCGTCGCAGCCCGGCGGGGGGCCGTTGTCCGGCACGTTCGCGGGGAGCCCGATGCGCAGCCGGAGCCCGGTGGCCAGGGCGTTGCGGCCGTTGCGGACGGTGTACGTGACGACCACACGGCCGCCGACATAGCCGGGGTTGGGATTCGCGGTGACCGTCACACCCGGGCCGGCCTTCGGCGCCGGGGGCTCCGGAACCGGGGGTGCCGGGGGCGCGGGCGGCACCGGCGGCGTGGTGGGCGGCGTCGGAGTGGGCGGGGTCGGGCTCGGCGTCGGGTCCGGCGGCGCGGGTGCCTCGCGCACCGGCACCACCGTCCGGTCGGCGTTGTCGGTCGGGTCGGGGTCGATCACGGCGCCGGTCACCGACCAGTCGACGGGCTGGTCGCCAGGCGCGACCCCGGTGAGGGTGACGGTCACCGGGACGGTGGCGCCGGGCGGCACCACTCCCAGGTCGCAGGTGAGAGCGCGCGCGTCGCAGTTCCGGCCGGGCGCGGTCAGCCCGGTGACGGTCGCCCCGAGAGGCGGCGCCACGGTGAACCGGGTGCCGGGCGAGGCCGCCGGGCCCTGGTTCACGACGTCGACGCGGACGGTGCCAGTACGGCCGACGGTCACCTGGCCCGAGGTGTCGGGGGCCCGCACCGCCAGGTCCACGGACTGCTGGACCGACGGCTCCTTCTGACGGCCCCCCAGCCCGGTGGTGAGCGGGGTCAGGGCGCCCGACTCCACGTCCACCCGGCTCAGCTTCTCCGGGCTGTTCACCGCGAGTCGGGCGCGCGAGCTGAACACCAGACCCGTGCCGTCGGCCGTCCAGGCGGCGTCACGCGGCTGGTAGGGACCCGTCGCCGTGGCGTCCGGCAGCTCCCGGCCGCAGGCGCCCGGCAGATCGCGGGCGGCGGCGGGCAGCAGCACCCGGCAGTCGTCGCCCGACACCGAGGTGAGCAGGAGTCCGCCCTGCTGGTCGGCGCGGCCGCCGCCCGCCTTGCGGTTGAAGGCGATGGTCAGCCCGTCGGGGGAGAAGGCCGGGCTGTCGTCGATGACGTCGCAGGCACCGGGGCACTCGGCGGCGCTGATGTCGCGCTGCTGGTCGAGCCGGTCCACCGGCACGGTCCAGATGTGCTTGTTGCCGTTGCCGCCGTCGATGATCTGCGTACGGGTGAAGGCGAGCCGGGTGCCGTCCGACGACCAGGTGGGCTGGGCGTCGGTGCCCTGCGTCTGCCCGGCCGGCGGGGTGATCGTGCCCCGGAGCGCGCCGGTGGCCAGGTCGGCGACGAGTACGCGGCTGGGCCCGGCCGCGTCCCCGGTCCCGCCCGGTGAAGTCCGCCGGAAGGCGATGGACTTGCCGTCGGGGGAGATGGTCGGGTCGGTGTCCCAGTCCTTGGGGCCGCGCCCGGCCAGCGGCAGGGCCCGGGGGTTCGAGCCGTCGGCGTCGGCCAGCCAGATCCGCTCGATGCGTCCGGCGTCGGAGTCCTCGAACCGGGTCAGCACGATCCGCCGCCCGTCCGGGGTGTAGTTCTGCCGCTCCGTCCACGGGTCGGACCCGGCGGCGGGCTGGAACAGCGGGTCCTTCGTGGGATCGGTGTTGGTGTCGGCCGCCGGGTCCTCCTTGAGGATGGTCAGGCCCAGGTCGCGCGGGTCCGAGCCGTCCGCACGGGCGTCCTGGAGGGTCACCACGTGCGGTCCCGAGGCGGTGGTGCGGTCCACCACGGCCCCGCCGCCCTGGACCGGTCCGAGCCAGGTGGCCGTCCCGACCTCGCGGTCCTCGTTCAGCACCAGCGAGCGGTTGCCGTCGTCGTCGGAGTGCACGACCGTCTTGAAGACGTGGTCGTAATCGCCCTCGCAGGTGCAGTCGCGGTCCGGGCTGAGGAACAGCAACTGGTTCCCGTCGGGCAACCAGGCTGCCCCATGGGTACGCCAGCCTGCCTCCGTGCTGCCCAGCAGCGGACCGCCGTCACCCGAACTCGCGTAGACGTAGCGCAGCTCGGGGCCGTCGGCGTCGGTCGCGGTGTAGGCGACGATGTCGCGCTTGTCCGGGTTGTCCAGCGGGTTCCACGCCGGCTCGCTCGCCGTGCCGTTCGCCGGATCGGTGACCCGGTTAGCTGTGCCGCCCTGGAGCGGGCGGACATAGATCTGCTGACCCGCGAGCGGATCGGCGTCACTGGAGTACGCGAGCCGCTGCCCGTCCGGAGACACCGTCGGGCACTCCTCGTCGGCCGGGGTGTTCGTCAGCCGGGTCAGACCCGTGCCGTCGGTACGCACCAGCCACAGGTCGCGCTGGGTCGTCCCGCCGGCGCCGCCGGGTTCGGCCGAGTCGAAGACGACCGCCCCGCCGTCCGGCGTCAGCCGCGGATGCGCCGCGTCCCGGCCGCTGGTCAGGCGGCGTACGGAGCCGTCGGCGGCCCGCAGATAGATCTGCGGGTTCCGCTCGTCCCGGCGGCTGGCGAAGACCAACTGATCGCCCAGCGCCGAGGGGTCCACGTCGTAGTGGGTCGCGCCGGCGCCGAACAGCGGGGTGCTGGACGTCGTGGTCGCCACCCGGCCGAGGCTCCGGTGCCGGGTGCCCGCGAAGGCGATCCGGGTCACCGAGCCGTCACCGGCCCGTGGCCGAGCCTTCGCCGTACCGGGACCGGCGGCCGCGGTCACCGCCAGCAGGGGGACCAGCAGCAGCAATGCCAAGCCGATCCGCTCCAGCGGGTACCGCCACCCGCCGGCCTTGTCCGTGCCCGTCACGGGCCCACCTCACCGTCCGCACTCCGCTTCCCACAACCGCCCGCCATCCTGGCGCCGCCGTCCCTGGTGCGGCAGGGCCGTCGGGACGCTCTCGGGGGAAGGGGCGGAGGGGCTTTCGGGCAGTGTGCCGACAGCCGATGGTCAATACACCTGTCAGATCAAGCCGTTACGCAGGGCATAGCCCACCGCGTGGGCACGGTTGCGGAGCTGCAGCCGGGTGATCACCTCGTGCAGCACGTTCTTCACCGTGCGCTCCGAGTACGAGGTCTTGCGGGCGATCTCGCCGGTGTCCAGCCCTTCGGCCACCAGTCGCAGCATCTCCGTCTCGCGCGGCGCGAGCGTGGACAGCGACGCCGCCCGCGGATCGAGCGGCGAGCGCTGCATGCTGCCCACATGCGTGAGGAGTTTGGCGAGCAGATCACCGGGCAGCATGCCTTCTCCGTTGGCTATGGCGAGGACCAGACGCAGCAGCCGGTCCTGGTCGGCCTCGGCGCGGCGGAGCACCGCGGCGACACCGCTGTCTATGGCGCGCTGGAGGGCGTCACCCGACTCGAAGGTGCCGACCACCAGGCCGGTACGGGTCGCCGAGTCGTGGCGCAGCCGGTTCAGCAGCGCCGACGTCTCGTCGTCCACCGTGTCGACGGTGATCAGGGAGACCTGGGCGCTGTCGGCCGACCCGGCGTCGACGAACTCGATCTCGGGGCGCTGGCGCAACTGGTGCACGATGCCGACGTAGAGGACGGGATCGGGGGCGTAGACGGTGACGGACACCCGCTCGGGCCGTCCGGCGGGGGTGGTCCAGGGAGCGGTGTGGGCCGCGGGGGCCGCGGTGGCGGGACGATTGGCCTGAGGGCAGCTCGTGGTCATGAGTCCTGTTTCCGTCGAAACGTGTGGGGGGTGGAGCGGCGCGCCGTGGAGCAACGTGCGGGACCGAGCGGCGGAAGTCGGCCCGCGCACCGTCTTCGAGGGCCAACTGAGGCCATCCGGAGGGGAGTCGGAGAGAGCTGTCCGGGGCACGAGCGCTGCCCGTGGGCTTGCCCTCGCGTCTCTCGGAGGAGAAGGGGCCGCGTCATACGGTCACCGTGTGACGTCTCCAGCACCCACCCCAAGCCCCGGCGCGCCCGGTTCCGACATCCCCGCGGTGTCGGTGACGCCCGGCGGCCTCGCCACCACCACCCTGACCGTCCGCAACGACAGCGACATCGTCGAGGCATACGGCCTCGAGGTGGTCGGCGAGTGCGCGGCCTGGGCCACGGTGGAGCCCGCGCGCGTGTCCCTCTATCCGGGCACCTCCGAGACGGTGACCATCCGCCTCGAACCCCCGAGGTCCCCCGAGGTCCGGGCCGGTGAGCTGCCGCTCGCCGTGCGCGTGCTGCCGACGGAGCACCCCGAGGCGGTACGGGTGCCCGAATCGACCGTCCACGTCGAGGAGTTCAGGCAACTGCGCGCGGAGATCGCTCCGCGCCGGCGCCGGGGCTGGCTGCGCGGCCGCTACCGCCTCGCCCTGCGCAACGAGGGCAACAGCCCGGTCACGCTGGGCTTCACCCCCGCCCAGCCCGGCGAGGAACTGCGCTTCACCGTCAAGCCGGCCGAACAGAAGCTGGAGCCGGGCGAGTCCGCCGAGGTGGGCCTGCGGGCGCGCATCGGCAAGCCCGTGTGGTTCGGCGCCCCCGTCATCTGGCCCTTCACGGTCACCGTCGCCGAGACGGCGGAACCCGACTCGGCGCGGCCGGAGCCGGCCGACACCATCCGCACGCCGCTGGACGCGGAGTTCGTGCAGATCCCGGTGTTCCCCAAGTGGCTGCTCGCCGTACTCGCCGCTCTGGTCGCCCTGCTCCTCGCCTGGTTCACCCTCGTGCGGCCCGCCGTGCGCAGTGCCGCCAAGGAGGCGGCCGACGAGGTCGTCCAGCAGCGGCCCACCCCTGGCGGCGACGAGCAGTCGGGGCAGGGCACCGGCAGTGGCGGCGGCCGGCCCGGCACCGGCAGCGGCGGCGCGGGCACCCAGCCGGGCACCGGTGGCGGCGGCGCGGGCACCGAGACCGGTCCGGACGGTGGCGGCGGCGGTGTCGCCGGTGGCCAGCAGGGCTCGGCCACCATCGACGTGCAGACGGCCGGCGGTGCGGACAAGACCGGCACCTACAAGGTCCCCGAGGGCAAGGTGTTCGGGATCACCGACATCGTCGTCGCCAACTTCCAAGGCGACGAAGGGGTGTTGACGATCAACTTCGGCGAGCGGAAGATCACGACGATCGCGCTGGAGACCTTCCGCAACCAGGACTATCACTGGGTCACCCCCATCAGGATCGCCGCGAACGACACGGTCACCGCCCAGGTCACCTGCGCCAAGCCGGGCACCCCGGCCACCGGCAGGCGGGCACAGGAGTGTCATGAGGTGCTCAACGTCAGCGGGGTGCTCAGTAGCACCAGGTGACAAGGGCGTCACGGACATGCTCACGGACACGCGCCGTGATGCAAAGCCGCGACAGGGCCGGGCGTTCGGAAAACGGACCCCCGGCCCTGTCGGTCATGTGACCGATTTACTCAGCTATGTTCGGGTGTCTTGGCTGAATTTCTCTCGGTAACCGCGTGTAGGCGCGATTCACGACGAATAAAACTTGGCTTGATCTCCTCTCCCTACCGGAGCGGGGTCACCTTCATGATCCGGTTCCGCTCGAGTGGGGTGAGGGAGCGTGTTGCGCAGGCACAGGCACGGGACGGACCGGGACGGAACGCACGGCACCGACGCGACACGACCGGGGACCGGCGCACCGGCCGCGCCCCTCCTGGCGCTCCAGCGGTCGGCGGGCAACGCCGCGGTGTCCCGCCTGGTCGAGCACGCCCGGTCGGAGGAGGTCGTGCAGCGGTCGCCCGAATCCTCGCGGCCGCCCTCGCGCGCCTCCCAGAAGTCCGAGGAGTCACAGCGGAGCGAGAACTCCCAGGCGTCCGCCCACTCGATGACGCCGGCCGACCGGCGGCAGATCAAGTTCACCCAGGACAAGGCCGAACTCCTCCGGCGCGTCGGCAGGATCAAGGCGCTGACGGAGATGGACGGCTTCATGTCCGGCATCGAGGGCTTCCTCGACAACATCGAGGCCGACATGAGGGCCGGGCAGCCCACCGGGGTGGACGAGGGCGCCATCAGCCGGATCATCACCGGATTCCATGACCCCCGGGTGCAGGGTCATCGCGTCCAGTACTCCTGGTACGCCCAGCAGCAGGACAAGGAGGGCTTCCAGGAGTCGCTCGACCGGGTCGCCGCCGCCTCGGCCGAACACGGGCAGCTCTGGGCCAAGATGAACTCCGCCATTCCCACGGAGGACGCGAGCGTGGGCCGGGGCGTGGTCCTCGAGGCGTCCGTCCAGGGCCGCATCTTCGACGGCCTCCTCTTCGGACTGCCCACCTGGAGCGCCTCCGATGCCCTCGCCGCGCTCTGGAAGCGCCTGTCGACGACGTACGTGCAGGCCCTCACCGGCACCGTCACCGCCCACGCCCTGGACGGCACCGTAGGCAACAGCGTGCTCAGCACCCTGGAGTGGCCCGAGCTGCGTCAGCGGATCGCCGACGGTGCGGTGGACGGACTGGTCTTCGTCGTCTACCACTCCCATGACGACCCGTCGGGCGGCCCGGCCGTCCTCGAACCGGTCGAGAGCTTCCACGTCCGTACGCAGAAGGAGTTCGAGGACCTGCCCCAGGCGCCGACCGACCAGGCATGGCGCGACAAGCAGAGCGTCATCGACCAGGAGCAGCGCGGTGCCCTCGCCGACATCCACTCGCGCGAGGAGGAGATCGCCGCCCTCGACGTGTTCGTCAGCGAACTGTTCCGCAGTCACGGGCGTGACCTGCGTTTCCGGGACACCAGCACCCCGCCCAACACGCGGGCGGGCTCCGCCCGTGAATCGCCCCGGTCGGGCTCGCCCGGCGCCTGAACGCGGCGCCGGGCGAAGCCGGGCTCAGGGAGAGGTCGACATCTGGTCGTCGGACCCCTGGTACTCGTCCCCGCTGCTCTGCGAGTCGAAGGTCATCGTCAGGAACGGCTGCCCCGGCGACTGGGACCCCTCGGACATCTCCACGTCCGAACTGCTCGACGAGCTGGAGTCGCTGTCCGGCGACGGGCCCGGAGCGTCGTGCAGCGTGTAGGTGGCCGTGTCACCCGTACCGTGCTGGGTGACCAGGTCCGCCGCCACGAACTTCTCGATCTGCTTCTTGCGGCGGTCCGCCGGGATGGTGGACTTGGACATGCCCGCCGCGTGCTGGTCGGCGGCGCCCGCGGCCGGTGTGCCGCCCTGGGCCACCGCGTCGTGGTAGTCGTTGTGCGAGAGCATGTCGGCCCGGTCCACGCCGAGCGCCCGCAGGGCGAACGCGTCCATCTCCGCGCTCGTCAGGACCTCGCCGGAGCGGCGGCCGAGATCCTCCATGGCCTGCTCGTAGAAGAAGAACAGGTCGCTCGGGTCGGCGCCGGACCTGATCAGGTCGTTGGTGTCCGGCTCGTTGTTCCACTGCTTGTAGGGCGCGCCGTCGTGGTAGACGTCGATCCGCGTCGGCACCATCACCGCGCGGTGGTTGCCGTTCGCCGACGCGTAGTGCACCACGAACCGCACGGTGCCCGCGTCCAGATCGGCGAGCGCCTGCTCCATGCGCCGCCACATGCCGGTGCCCTGGTTCAGCGACCACTGCGGGACGATGTTCTTGGGGTCGTCCACGCCGCCGACCTCCAGACCCATGACGTGCCCGCGGTCGTACCCGGCCCCGCCGAACAGGTCCCGCCACACGTCCGCCTCGCTGGGCACCTTCCACTTGTTGGGGCCCGCCTTGCCCTTGTACGCCTGCTGGAGCTTGCGCACCGCGATCGGGTTGGGAGCGGCGGCCCTGCCCTTCGTACCCGTCTTGTGGACCGGGCCGCTCACCTCGTGAGGGCGCTCGATCGGCAGGTCCTGCGCGGTCCCCGCACCCTTCTTCGTCGGCACGTAGTGCGAGACGCGCGCCTTCTCCAGCTTCATGTCCAGCGCGCGCTGCACCATGCCGGGGTCCGCGGCGGCGGCCCGCTGCACCGCGTCCGAGGAGCCGTCCCGCTCCGGCGTGGGCCCCGACATCACCCGGTGCGCGTTGGCCTCCGCGGCCCGCTCGAAACGGTCTCCGGGATCGGACAGGGCGAACCCGTGCCCCGAGTCGGTGCCGGACACCGGCCCTTGGCGCTGCTGCACGACATGCGTCAACTCGTGCGCGAGGGTGTGCTTGTCACCGCCGCCGCGCCCCAGCACGACATGGCTGCCGGCGGTGTAGGCGCGGGCCCCGATCTCGGTGGCGGACCGCTCCGCGTCCGGCCCGCTGTGCACGCGTACGTCCCCGAAGCCGGTACCGAACCGGGCCTCCATCTCCCCGCGCACGGAGGAGTCGAGCGGCCGCCCGGCACCGCGCAGCACCCGGTGCACCGACGACCGCTGGACGGCGGCCGACGCGGCGGCGTTCCCGGCCGACCGCTGGAGCGCCGCGACACTGCCCGGACTCACCGCCCGTTCGGGCCCGGCCGGCACGACGGCATCCGTCCGGGGCGCCGGACCCGCGCTCCGCCCTTCGGCCGCCTCGTCGCCCCGGCCGCCCTGCCGGCTCCGCCGCTGGTGCGCCACCATCTCCCACCTTCCGTCGCGTGGCTCCATCGTGGACGCGACCCGCACCGGGACGCCAGGGCGGGTGAGGCACCACTCGGGCAGAGGGGCTGCCCTCACGCGCGGCGCGGGGCCGTCCGGCAGAACCTGGTCCGTCAGCGTGGCGTGGCGGCTTCCGAAGTTCCGTGGTGCCCGGCCACACTCTGATCGCGCCTACTCTGCGTAACCAACGGGCTCCCGGCGACACCGCGTACAGCCCGCGGGTCCGTCACGCCGTGGACGCCACCGATCCCGTACCCGTTCCGAACCCGGAGGAGACGACTGGTGCCCAGCGACAAAAGGGCCGTCGAGTGTCCGTTCGACTTCAGTGACGCACTCGAGTTCGATCCCGCGCTCGCTGACCTGATGCGACGGGACTCCCCTGCCCGGATCAAGCTTCCCTACGGAGACGCCGACGCCTGGCTCGTCACCGGATTCGACGCCGTCAAGAGGGTGACCACGGACCCCCGGCTGAGCCGGGCCGGGATCACCGCCCACGACTACCCCCGGCTGACGCCGGAGCCCATCGTCTCGCCCGAGTCGATCAACGTCATGGACCCGCCGCACAGCAGTCGTGTCCGCCAACTGGCCTCGCAGGCGTTCACCCAGCAGCGGGCCGACGAGATGCGGCCCCGGATCGTCCGGCTCGCGGACAGCCTCCTGGACGAGATGGAGGAGCAGGGGCCGCCGGCCGACCTGGTGGAGATCCTGGCCGACACGCTTCCCCAGCACACCGTCATGGACCTCCTCGGCGTCCCCCGCGAGGACTGGTCCCGCATGCAGGACTCCGTGCGCCGACTGCTGAACGTCGGCGCCGGCACCAAGGAGGCCGCCGCGGCGGCGAAGGCCGACCTCACGTCCTACTTCGGCGAACTCGTCCAGCAGCGCCGGAAGTCGTCGGGCGAGGACCTCATCAGCCTGATGGCCGAGGCCCGCGACGGCGAGGACTGCCTCAGCGACCGGGAACTGGCGGTCACCGCCCTGACCCTGGCACTCAGCGGCCAGGACACGGCGACCTGCCAGATCAGCAACATCGTCTACCTCCTCCTGACCCGCCCCGAACTGGCGGACCACCTCAGGAACCGGCCCGAGGACCTGACCGACGTACTGAACGAGATGCTCCGCTACATCCCGTTCCGCAACGGCGTCGGAATCCCCCGGCTGGCCCTGGAGGACCTGGAACTGGCCGGCGCGCAGATCCGGGCCGGGGACTTCGTCCACGTGTCGTACCTGGCCGCCAACCGTGACCCGGAGCGCTACCCGGACCCGGACGTCATCGACGTCCACCGGCCCAG is from Streptomyces seoulensis and encodes:
- a CDS encoding COG1470 family protein, producing the protein MTSPAPTPSPGAPGSDIPAVSVTPGGLATTTLTVRNDSDIVEAYGLEVVGECAAWATVEPARVSLYPGTSETVTIRLEPPRSPEVRAGELPLAVRVLPTEHPEAVRVPESTVHVEEFRQLRAEIAPRRRRGWLRGRYRLALRNEGNSPVTLGFTPAQPGEELRFTVKPAEQKLEPGESAEVGLRARIGKPVWFGAPVIWPFTVTVAETAEPDSARPEPADTIRTPLDAEFVQIPVFPKWLLAVLAALVALLLAWFTLVRPAVRSAAKEAADEVVQQRPTPGGDEQSGQGTGSGGGRPGTGSGGAGTQPGTGGGGAGTETGPDGGGGGVAGGQQGSATIDVQTAGGADKTGTYKVPEGKVFGITDIVVANFQGDEGVLTINFGERKITTIALETFRNQDYHWVTPIRIAANDTVTAQVTCAKPGTPATGRRAQECHEVLNVSGVLSSTR
- a CDS encoding cytochrome P450, with the protein product MVPSDKRAVECPFDFSDALEFDPALADLMRRDSPARIKLPYGDADAWLVTGFDAVKRVTTDPRLSRAGITAHDYPRLTPEPIVSPESINVMDPPHSSRVRQLASQAFTQQRADEMRPRIVRLADSLLDEMEEQGPPADLVEILADTLPQHTVMDLLGVPREDWSRMQDSVRRLLNVGAGTKEAAAAAKADLTSYFGELVQQRRKSSGEDLISLMAEARDGEDCLSDRELAVTALTLALSGQDTATCQISNIVYLLLTRPELADHLRNRPEDLTDVLNEMLRYIPFRNGVGIPRLALEDLELAGAQIRAGDFVHVSYLAANRDPERYPDPDVIDVHRPSRPHMTFGWGGHRCIAVPLAMAELEVAIGRLLERFPGLRLAVPPEEVRWDTETIRRFPLKLPVAW
- a CDS encoding response regulator transcription factor, translating into MTTSCPQANRPATAAPAAHTAPWTTPAGRPERVSVTVYAPDPVLYVGIVHQLRQRPEIEFVDAGSADSAQVSLITVDTVDDETSALLNRLRHDSATRTGLVVGTFESGDALQRAIDSGVAAVLRRAEADQDRLLRLVLAIANGEGMLPGDLLAKLLTHVGSMQRSPLDPRAASLSTLAPRETEMLRLVAEGLDTGEIARKTSYSERTVKNVLHEVITRLQLRNRAHAVGYALRNGLI
- a CDS encoding DUF4255 domain-containing protein, which gives rise to MIHEVDEALRGLLEESGLAASGVEVVFDAPTSDWAARRSAPTVCAFLYDIREDNTRRNSSAGEIYDEDGFVVARRSPARWFELTYLVTAWASRPQDEHRLLSQVLTTLVSTDTLAPHLLTGTLAELGLIVGIDGGGTGLDAPAASDVWSALGGELKPSLGVRVRAPLAGIVRVAAPPVTEGVVVRSVPRSLPDEPESARRLRYAEIDDPGEEGFGGSRERRPAPARRRRRGDRQP
- a CDS encoding eCIS core domain-containing protein translates to MVAHQRRSRQGGRGDEAAEGRSAGPAPRTDAVVPAGPERAVSPGSVAALQRSAGNAAASAAVQRSSVHRVLRGAGRPLDSSVRGEMEARFGTGFGDVRVHSGPDAERSATEIGARAYTAGSHVVLGRGGGDKHTLAHELTHVVQQRQGPVSGTDSGHGFALSDPGDRFERAAEANAHRVMSGPTPERDGSSDAVQRAAAADPGMVQRALDMKLEKARVSHYVPTKKGAGTAQDLPIERPHEVSGPVHKTGTKGRAAAPNPIAVRKLQQAYKGKAGPNKWKVPSEADVWRDLFGGAGYDRGHVMGLEVGGVDDPKNIVPQWSLNQGTGMWRRMEQALADLDAGTVRFVVHYASANGNHRAVMVPTRIDVYHDGAPYKQWNNEPDTNDLIRSGADPSDLFFFYEQAMEDLGRRSGEVLTSAEMDAFALRALGVDRADMLSHNDYHDAVAQGGTPAAGAADQHAAGMSKSTIPADRRKKQIEKFVAADLVTQHGTGDTATYTLHDAPGPSPDSDSSSSSSSDVEMSEGSQSPGQPFLTMTFDSQSSGDEYQGSDDQMSTSP